One genomic region from Alteromonas pelagimontana encodes:
- the cutA gene encoding divalent-cation tolerance protein CutA, with the protein MKVKDTEAGLDMSVNVILCTVPKYEVARNIALALVENNIAACVNIVPSVTSVYRWEGKTETDQECQLLIKTTAEKVEQAYLLVKSQHPYDVPEWLVIPNVDGSPEYLRWIQNQTRQTKDGPRKLIK; encoded by the coding sequence GTGAAAGTTAAAGATACAGAAGCGGGTCTGGATATGTCGGTAAATGTAATATTGTGCACTGTTCCCAAATATGAAGTTGCGAGAAACATTGCTCTCGCGTTGGTAGAAAATAATATTGCAGCGTGCGTCAATATTGTTCCTTCTGTAACATCGGTTTATCGATGGGAAGGAAAAACAGAAACTGATCAGGAATGCCAGTTACTCATTAAGACGACTGCTGAAAAGGTCGAGCAGGCTTATCTATTGGTAAAGTCTCAGCATCCGTACGATGTACCAGAGTGGCTGGTGATACCCAATGTAGATGGCAGTCCTGAGTACTTACGCTGGATACAAAATCAAACCCGCCAAACCAAAGATGGCCCAAGGAAGTTAATTAAATGA
- a CDS encoding FxsA family protein — protein sequence MRVLFLLFAILPIIEIALLVQVGDMIGGWNTIAIVILTAFAGAYFVRREGFNTIQTAQQKMQRNEIPGRELVEGLMLVIAGVLLVTPGFVTDFLGLLLVVPISRHLIAAQVAKRMALRVINPASFTQQGSSSDDANPFRQATRDENGDIIEGQYTDRTENDSDHRLK from the coding sequence TTGCGCGTGTTATTTTTGCTGTTTGCTATTTTACCTATTATTGAAATTGCCTTGCTGGTTCAGGTGGGGGATATGATAGGCGGGTGGAACACTATTGCTATAGTCATTCTCACCGCGTTCGCAGGTGCTTATTTTGTTCGGCGCGAGGGCTTTAATACGATACAGACTGCTCAGCAAAAAATGCAACGAAATGAGATTCCGGGTCGGGAACTGGTCGAAGGGCTGATGCTAGTGATAGCTGGCGTATTGTTAGTAACGCCAGGTTTTGTTACTGACTTCCTGGGGCTACTTTTGGTTGTTCCGATCTCCCGGCATTTGATCGCAGCTCAAGTAGCCAAGCGAATGGCATTGCGGGTAATCAATCCAGCGTCTTTCACTCAGCAAGGATCTTCTTCAGATGACGCAAATCCCTTCAGACAAGCTACTCGAGATGAAAATGGCGACATCATTGAAGGTCAATACACAGATAGAACAGAAAACGATAGCGATCATAGGCTTAAGTGA
- a CDS encoding co-chaperone GroES: protein MAIRPLHDRVILKRAEQESKSAGGIVLTGSAAEKSTRAEVIAVGNGRILENGDIKALDVKVGDTVIFSDGYGVKAEKIDGEEVLIVSESDILAIVE from the coding sequence ATGGCAATTCGTCCTTTACACGACCGCGTAATCCTTAAGCGCGCAGAGCAGGAATCAAAATCTGCTGGTGGTATCGTATTAACTGGTTCCGCAGCAGAAAAATCTACTCGTGCAGAAGTGATTGCAGTGGGTAATGGTCGCATCCTTGAGAACGGCGATATTAAAGCTCTGGATGTGAAAGTTGGCGATACAGTAATTTTCAGCGACGGCTACGGCGTAAAAGCAGAGAAAATCGACGGTGAAGAAGTGCTTATCGTTAGCGAAAGCGACATTCTGGCAATCGTTGAGTAA
- a CDS encoding protein-disulfide reductase DsbD, giving the protein MKQVHVLFMLLIMCIFLPFTGKAQIPSGNLGDLFSDEPEFLPVDKAFAFDYNQQNGKLIITFDIAEGYYLYKKQFKIVTKNATLGEPAFPPAEQKEDEFFGISDVYFNRVSFSVPIEESVEDGVVKIRYQGCAEEGLCYPPTTKVVYLTAVNYATESGGTALSNDTATTSTTASASSPASSNALEPVQSEQFSLAQRLADDENLAITLLLFLALGIGLAFTPCVFPMYPILSGIVLGQGKNIKLSRAFWLSFIYVQGMAITYSLLGLIVASAGVQFQAALQHPFVLGVFIVLFVALALAMFGAYELQLPSTWQSKLNSFSNTQKRGNTIGVFVMGVLSGLVASPCTTAPLTGILLFIAQTGDMVLGFVSLYVLSLGMGIPLVLFGMTGGKLLPKAGNWMNIVKTTFGFMMLSVAILFVERLWNNAYSNLLWSALGLATFSYFAVMNQNTAASLVKGIRLLIIFVGLFASAMVGYTTFYSTPFAEQENAAIPAESEHPTFIVVKSLEDFDTKLATANAQGKSVMVDLYADWCVACKEFEKYTFPATEVKQALANTVWMQIDLTDNTVTNQAFQERFDVLGLPTILFFDNQGNELKRARVTGFMRAAPFAAHVNQVLKN; this is encoded by the coding sequence ATGAAGCAAGTACATGTTCTGTTTATGTTGTTGATCATGTGTATTTTTCTGCCCTTTACCGGAAAGGCGCAGATCCCCAGTGGCAATTTGGGCGACTTGTTTAGTGACGAGCCGGAATTCTTGCCGGTAGATAAAGCCTTCGCTTTCGATTACAACCAGCAGAACGGGAAACTCATAATTACTTTTGATATCGCCGAGGGTTATTATCTTTATAAAAAGCAATTTAAGATAGTGACGAAAAACGCCACTTTAGGTGAGCCTGCTTTTCCTCCGGCAGAACAAAAAGAAGATGAATTTTTTGGTATTTCAGACGTATATTTCAATCGTGTTTCTTTTTCTGTACCTATTGAAGAGTCTGTTGAGGATGGCGTAGTTAAAATCAGGTATCAAGGCTGCGCTGAGGAAGGGCTTTGCTATCCACCCACTACCAAAGTGGTGTATCTAACGGCGGTAAATTATGCGACAGAAAGCGGCGGTACTGCGCTTTCAAACGATACCGCCACTACCTCTACAACAGCCTCAGCTTCATCACCAGCATCGTCAAATGCCTTGGAGCCAGTGCAGTCTGAGCAATTTAGCTTGGCGCAGCGTCTTGCAGATGATGAAAACCTGGCCATTACGTTATTGCTGTTTCTGGCGCTGGGTATAGGGTTGGCATTCACGCCCTGCGTATTTCCTATGTATCCTATTCTTTCTGGCATTGTGCTGGGACAGGGTAAAAACATAAAACTGTCTCGCGCATTCTGGCTTAGCTTTATTTATGTGCAAGGGATGGCAATTACCTACTCTCTGCTCGGTCTAATTGTCGCGTCTGCAGGCGTGCAATTTCAGGCTGCGTTGCAACATCCGTTTGTTCTCGGCGTCTTTATCGTGCTATTTGTGGCGCTTGCTCTCGCCATGTTCGGAGCGTACGAGTTACAGTTGCCCTCCACCTGGCAAAGTAAGTTGAATAGCTTTAGTAACACCCAAAAGCGCGGCAATACTATTGGCGTATTTGTTATGGGGGTACTGTCTGGCTTAGTCGCCTCACCATGTACCACTGCGCCTCTTACCGGCATCCTTCTATTTATTGCGCAAACCGGCGACATGGTACTGGGGTTTGTTTCTTTGTATGTGCTGAGTCTCGGTATGGGAATTCCGCTTGTTCTTTTTGGTATGACTGGCGGCAAGCTGCTTCCCAAAGCGGGCAACTGGATGAATATTGTTAAAACCACCTTTGGCTTTATGATGCTGTCTGTGGCGATTCTTTTTGTCGAACGTTTGTGGAATAACGCCTATAGCAACTTACTATGGTCAGCACTTGGATTGGCAACGTTCAGTTATTTTGCGGTAATGAATCAAAACACCGCCGCTTCACTGGTCAAAGGCATACGATTGCTGATCATTTTTGTGGGCTTATTTGCCAGTGCGATGGTGGGATACACCACGTTTTATTCTACTCCTTTCGCCGAACAGGAAAATGCAGCGATTCCGGCTGAATCTGAGCATCCCACTTTTATTGTGGTGAAAAGCCTGGAAGATTTCGATACCAAACTAGCCACCGCAAACGCGCAAGGGAAATCAGTCATGGTAGATCTCTACGCAGATTGGTGTGTGGCGTGTAAAGAGTTTGAAAAATACACCTTTCCCGCTACCGAAGTTAAGCAAGCGCTGGCCAATACCGTGTGGATGCAAATAGATTTAACCGATAATACTGTCACCAATCAAGCCTTTCAGGAGAGATTTGATGTACTCGGCTTGCCGACGATTTTGTTTTTTGATAACCAGGGCAATGAGCTGAAAAGGGCAAGGGTGACAGGTTTTATGCGGGCAGCTCCCTTTGCAGCGCATGTGAATCAGGTGCTAAAGAACTAA
- the groL gene encoding chaperonin GroEL (60 kDa chaperone family; promotes refolding of misfolded polypeptides especially under stressful conditions; forms two stacked rings of heptamers to form a barrel-shaped 14mer; ends can be capped by GroES; misfolded proteins enter the barrel where they are refolded when GroES binds) produces the protein MAAKEVRFGDDARTRMLKGVNILANAVKVTLGPKGRNVVLDKSFGAPTITKDGVSVAKEIELEDKFENMGAQMVKEVASKANDEAGDGTTTATVLAQAIVTEGLKAVAAGMNPMDLKRGIDKAVIAAVEELKALSTDCADSKSIAQVGTISANADSIVGEIIAEAMEKVGKEGVITVEEGQGLQNELDVVEGMQFDRGYLSPYFINNQENGTVELDSPFILLVDKKISNIRELLPTLEGVAKAGKPLLIIAEDVEGEALATLVVNNMRGIVKTAAVKAPGFGDRRKAMLQDIAILTGGTVISEEIGLELEKVQLEDLGTAKRVVINKDNTTVVDGAGEQGAIESRCTQIRGQIEESSSDYDKEKLQERLAKLSGGVAVIKVGAATEMEMKEKKDRVEDALHATRAAVQEGVVPGGGVALVRAAAKLYSLTGDNEDQTHGIKLALRAMEAPLRQIASNAGAEASVVVNAVKGGEGNYGYNAGNDTYGDMLEMGILDPTKVTRSALQFASSVASLMITTEAMVAEVPKDDAPAMPDMGGMGGMGGMM, from the coding sequence ATGGCAGCTAAAGAAGTACGTTTTGGTGATGACGCTCGCACAAGAATGCTGAAGGGCGTTAACATTCTAGCGAACGCAGTTAAAGTTACATTGGGTCCAAAAGGCCGCAACGTAGTATTAGACAAATCTTTCGGTGCACCGACAATCACTAAAGATGGTGTGTCTGTAGCGAAAGAAATCGAACTTGAAGACAAGTTTGAAAACATGGGCGCGCAGATGGTTAAGGAAGTTGCTTCCAAAGCCAACGACGAAGCGGGCGACGGTACAACTACTGCGACAGTTCTGGCACAAGCCATCGTTACTGAAGGTTTGAAAGCAGTAGCTGCTGGTATGAACCCCATGGATCTTAAGCGCGGTATTGACAAAGCTGTTATCGCCGCGGTTGAAGAGTTAAAAGCGCTTTCTACTGATTGTGCCGACAGCAAATCAATTGCTCAGGTAGGTACTATATCTGCTAATGCTGACTCTATCGTTGGCGAAATCATCGCTGAAGCGATGGAAAAAGTAGGCAAAGAAGGTGTTATCACAGTTGAAGAAGGTCAAGGTCTACAGAATGAACTTGACGTGGTTGAAGGTATGCAGTTTGACCGCGGTTATCTGTCTCCTTACTTTATCAACAACCAGGAAAACGGTACTGTTGAACTGGATAGCCCATTCATCCTGCTTGTTGATAAGAAAATTTCTAATATCCGCGAATTGCTGCCTACTTTGGAAGGCGTAGCGAAAGCGGGTAAGCCACTGCTGATTATCGCTGAAGATGTAGAAGGTGAAGCATTAGCAACTCTGGTAGTCAACAACATGCGCGGTATTGTTAAAACAGCTGCGGTTAAAGCACCTGGTTTTGGCGATCGTCGTAAAGCAATGCTACAGGATATCGCTATCCTGACTGGCGGTACTGTGATTTCTGAAGAAATCGGTCTGGAGCTGGAAAAAGTTCAGCTGGAAGATTTGGGTACAGCGAAACGCGTGGTTATCAACAAAGATAACACTACCGTGGTTGACGGTGCTGGTGAGCAAGGCGCTATCGAAAGCCGTTGCACACAAATTCGTGGCCAAATCGAAGAGTCATCTTCTGATTATGATAAAGAGAAACTTCAGGAACGTCTGGCTAAATTGTCTGGCGGTGTAGCGGTAATTAAAGTTGGCGCTGCAACTGAAATGGAAATGAAAGAGAAGAAAGACCGCGTTGAAGATGCGCTGCATGCTACTCGTGCTGCTGTTCAAGAAGGCGTGGTACCTGGTGGTGGTGTTGCCCTGGTTCGTGCAGCTGCGAAATTGTACAGCTTAACTGGCGATAACGAAGATCAGACTCACGGCATCAAACTTGCGCTACGCGCAATGGAAGCTCCACTTCGTCAAATCGCTTCTAACGCCGGTGCAGAAGCCTCTGTCGTAGTTAACGCAGTTAAAGGTGGCGAAGGTAACTACGGTTACAACGCCGGTAACGACACCTACGGCGATATGCTGGAAATGGGTATTCTAGACCCAACTAAAGTAACGCGTTCTGCCCTGCAGTTCGCTTCATCTGTAGCCAGCCTGATGATCACGACCGAAGCAATGGTTGCTGAAGTTCCTAAGGACGACGCTCCTGCAATGCCTGATATGGGCGGCATGGGTGGAATGGGCGGCATGATGTAA
- the aroQ gene encoding type II 3-dehydroquinate dehydratase produces MEILLLNGPNLNMLGKREPETYGHQTLQHIVDDLHSRADKQDIVLHHFQSNAEHELIDRIHDAMGNVDAIIINPGALTHTSIALRDALLSVSIPFIEVHLSNVHAREPFRHHSYLSDVAAGVIVGLGAIGYQLALTAAINLLTPNK; encoded by the coding sequence ATGGAAATTTTGTTACTTAACGGTCCTAATCTAAATATGCTAGGCAAACGCGAGCCTGAGACTTATGGGCATCAGACCTTACAGCATATTGTTGATGATCTGCACTCCCGCGCGGATAAACAAGATATAGTCTTGCACCATTTTCAGTCTAATGCCGAGCATGAACTTATCGATCGTATTCACGACGCAATGGGGAATGTGGATGCAATTATTATTAATCCCGGCGCGTTGACTCATACCAGTATTGCGCTGCGCGATGCGCTACTTAGCGTATCTATTCCGTTTATTGAAGTACATCTTTCCAACGTGCACGCTCGCGAGCCGTTTCGCCATCATTCATATCTTTCTGATGTGGCAGCTGGTGTCATTGTCGGCTTGGGCGCCATTGGCTACCAACTGGCATTAACAGCTGCCATAAATTTACTTACTCCGAATAAATAA